From Malaya genurostris strain Urasoe2022 chromosome 2, Malgen_1.1, whole genome shotgun sequence:
tttctaaATGCTGAATtctaaattcagttctaaattcgcaacagtgtttaaaatcgtttatatcaaatCAGTGtataatatcttagaaaattatacaatgtggctcttctgggatgccagaaattaatcttttactaaaatattgaaatccgaaatgaaataatcgatatcaaaattctctaaggtgccattcAGAagcataattttatacccaaagaattaggcgaaattttacttcactatactgtatacggcccatttttcaaccagttgtagtttgtagtgaaatttctgcagatttgctatataaaatataGCACCGGcgcagaagccattcatttcgaatttggctgtcgtcatCGTGTtcattatggtgcgatcgaagaatctccaagcgaaatactaAGCTTactaccgcaagcggaagaagcaagagactccaacagaacacatatcagtttcgcattcatggacaacaggtcatcctggaaatagaagacggaagtcagcggtatccatcggaattcgtcactctccatcacgaacgcctaaaacaccataaaaggttcttttcagaaccaccattattttatgaaCTGgtgatttcgtaatatttgtgtgtcagaatgtttaatgtaactaaactgaactgtagtttaggtgtatcgttccaAATTCTaatagtgtaaaagggcaaaacttgcaccgacgacacgaccaggcactccaaagaaaaatctaaacaaaaagtgttcgtgagtgatttaccgccaattaccataaatatagcgacccctcgataatcataaaaataatcttcttgagcaacactgtttaaggtGCTACGAATCGAATTACCAAGGACcgctataataaataaacaaaccatttaagaaaattgtgaaactgtgttataaatttaaattttgttacaaCGTTCTTTGTCGATTTGTGCCGACCACAATGACCAAATCTGGCACTAGAAGTAGTACTACGACAGGAAGGTGTCGTACTACATATATCATCCACAGCTACCCATTAGCTCTATCTGTAGTGTAGTCATCAAACTCATCCATGATGACGATCACTATTTTTCGAAATATCCAGTCGAGTTTCCGAAACACATCACTTTTGCTTGATATACTGTCAACAAACCCGGAAGTTAGTACCAGTCTTCACGAAACAAAAATGAGACTTCATTGTTAAATTGTATCCGACACTCTTCACATTCGACTACTTCAATAGGTTCCAGCCGCCTTACGGTAGACTGTAGTTACAGTCTATTTTCTATTTGagacacaaataatcaaattatttgaagaCCTGTTTTCATGGGTGGCTTTCGATGTGCACTTAAAATCTATAATTCCGATCAGATCTAATatcctaaaaaaattaattcccGTGCTTTTCAAGTGTCTTTTaaattcatcaaagtatacACGCACTTTGCGAAGACCTCAAATCATTGAGAGTAGAAGTAGAGGAGTTTCCAGGAGGGCTGAATGATTTGGAAAAAGGGGCGAGAAAGTCATTAGAAAAGAACAAATATGTTTTCGATACTAAATTCTGATAATCGGACTGATAAAAAGATTCGAACTGATGAATTAAATGACTGCAAAACATAACACcatttaaaaactcatttacaTAGAAGATAGTCATTATATATCTAAGTATGGTTACGTTAAACTATTTAACAAACATCGATGAATATTGAATTGTCTGGAAGTCACTTTCAATATGTTCAAGCACCAACAAGCCTTAACGAAGACCTCTATCCGATTAAACTATTCGATAATTCCACTCAgggcagtttgttttgtttacatttcccaaatcttcaatatgcagtaaccaaggttatggtaactgttatttaaaataaataatctgaacttgtgttgccagtttcaatagtttttcaggcgatttcgttttgacattaccagttactgaggggtagttaaatttgcgatacagtttcgatagccGAGTGACAGGTCGTGTTGtcgcttgcacaattcacactatcgatcaactaatttatattcggaagtataaagtaaaagtgtcagttttattcatattcacgacatccagttatgtctctgacattacacacctgtacttttttattttttttcaccaCTCAAGATTCTAACGGCTAAACAAAACCGGCTTATAGTTATACATTTTGTATAGATAAAACAATTGAAATATTTGTCTTATGGGGTATAGTTTATGATCTGCCCGATCCTGCGCTTTTCGAGTTGTGTGCGCACCTACCGAGAGAGAATTGAGAGTCTATCGGTGACAGTTACACAATCACTCACAGAGAGAACAACGCACCGCAGTTATATTAACCTCGAACGGAAAGAAGGACGCTTTCCTCACAAACTaagaaatatataaaatcagttTGAACTCCCGTGAACGGTTCGTTTTATTCCGTGTTCGTTTCCGAGTTGGTGACCCCGACGTGATTTTGCAAGTATCGTACAAGTGCgcattttcgtgatatttcgaTTCCGGTTTTCTTCGTCCCGGTCCGGTAACTTAACCTCACCTCCGTTTCAATCGGCGCGTTCCGGTACCTAATCTTCATTGTTCAACCATGTCAGAAGAGGAAAATGACACTCCCCGCACTGCCGCGGTTTCAGTAAAACTTCCAGAATTCTGGAAGACGGATCCAGAAATGTGGTGCGCACAGGCGGAAGCGCAGCTTGCTTTAGGCAACGTCACGATGAATTAAACTAAATTTTACCACATCACCGCAAAAGTGGACCATTCGGTAATCTGTCACATCGCCGAGTTGGTTACAAATCCACCACTACAGGAAAAATACAAAGCCATGAACGGTTACTGGGATCGTCCGATCTCGGTGACATGCGCCCTACAATCTTTTGTCTAAGATGCAGGAACTCGCAAACGGACTAAATGTCAACGACGGTCTCCTCAAAATGCTGTTTCTGCAACGAATGCCAGCCCATATTCGACCCATATTGACCATCAGCGAAGGAGCGTTAGCCAAGCTAGCGGAAATGGCCGAAACTCCGCAAACAGCTGCCGTATCTATGAAATCCGAGGCAAATGAAGAGATGCAAAAAATAAAGGAACAACTGGAGGTGCTCAGCACGGAATTCCGTCGATTCAAGCCTGGCCCGACTCAGGATATCGATCGTCGTCGGGGTCGATCGTCGTCACGCTCCAGAAGCGAATCAGATGTATGCTGGTACCATCGAAAGTACGGAGAACATGCAGAACGATGCAAGCAGCCGTGCAATTATAACCAACCAAAAAACTAAGTGCTTACCCACCTGAGTCGGCCGAGGTGGGCACCGTTGTTTCAAGCCGACGACTGAAATTGTATGACAGGACGAGTGGTATTCGCTATCTCATTGACACCCGCTCCGACGTctcaatcgacgacacgaccaggcactccgaaggacAATCAGAATAAAAAGagatcgtgagcgatttaccgtcaGTTACCAGAAATattgcgaccccttgataatgataaaaataatgttcttgagcaacactgtttaagttgctacgaactagttatcTAGGAGTCCCACAATTATTTATTGTGGGACTCCTAgataactagttcgtagcaaaccatttgaagaagttttataattttaaattttgtttcatcagcgcaaaatttaataaaaactcATTAATTATTCTGAAGAAATACACAACTTAAGGACAATAAATCGACGAAAAATGCTATTGGCGgtagagaaaaaatatttcaactaaaaaaaaaaggaaatagtATGAACGGTTTGGAACAAATAAAGAAGTGGCGAATGAATAATGATTTTGCGAACAATTGAAATCGTTTTACTTCAGTCATTAGTCATTTGAAAAGCATAAATATAAATTCTGTATTTACACCGATGACGTGCTTCTCtgcgtcgttttcgcttgatttggcatcacctaacccagtttccaccctagctACTGTCAAAAcgattgtttgaagctagtttcgaacctagtttttaagttgttgaactgaaaatcgagtcagtttcgaacctggtttttatatcaggtttgttcgaacccccgttgctaagtgcgaagccaacacagtttcgtgaaaattgtttgcttgatgaaactgccctgggtccgtttcagttttctcaagcgaaaacgacataagtcgtTAAAACGTAACGTGATACCGACAATACATTGAAAGTATCCAATACAATAAATATTGGCCACATACGGCAACCTGATAGCGCTGGCTCCAAAAAACATTTTTCGCATGTTCGAGACCCAGCCAGCGCTCAAGAAAGCCTCTATCTGATAAAACTGATCGATCTACGGCTCTAACAGGTGATGAAACTGGAGAACTTGCTACTAATCCATTCGAGGCAGTTagtatttgtttacatttctcaagtcttcaatatgcagtaaccaaggtgatAATaaccgttattcaaaatcaataaatcggtagtaacatgtgattagggcatatcgcacgataggcccttgcgaatgttacaaaatgtactcggctctacaaccttcatttacacaataatcgatataatctcgtagataGAAGCCCAATCTACGATATTGTGCGCaacatgcttgaatttcatgtttaaaacttgagtaatgagcattatttttcgtaactttctaaagggcatatcgcacgatatgccctaatcacatgttagtaccgaaaTCATTATCTTGAGTTGCCAGTTTAAATAGTTTTTCcaacgatt
This genomic window contains:
- the LOC131429112 gene encoding uncharacterized protein LOC131429112, producing the protein MQELANGLNVNDGLLKMLFLQRMPAHIRPILTISEGALAKLAEMAETPQTAAVSMKSEANEEMQKIKEQLEVLSTEFRRFKPGPTQDIDRRRGRSSSRSRSESDVCWYHRKYGEHAERCKQPCNYNQPKN